The following coding sequences are from one Desulfomicrobium macestii window:
- a CDS encoding UTP--glucose-1-phosphate uridylyltransferase — MAQDISCVSVDDPKLSALFRPFALKMEQQGLPAIVINTFKCYFNQFLYGAQGKLSDRDIVAVHDDELAEYDAMEQFKAKGEEALDKTAVIKLNGGLGTSMGLESAKSLIPVKEGLSFLDLILLQAKTVRTHYGVDFPQVFMNSFKTHMDTMLKVGDFNNGTTGIDLAFLQHRYPKIMAKDHTPASWPQNPELEWNPPGHGDIYTAMITSGILDALLDKGYIYAVISNSDNLGAIMNRRLLGYMVHHNLPFLMEVARRTDQDKKGGHLCRLKKNRQLALREVAQCPDTEMDSFCDIEKYKFFNTNSIWIDLRILQSVFVSHRMMPLDLIINPKSLDPRDPSSPKVFQLETAMGSAITNFLNAQAVIVPRKRFAPVKTTNDLLLVMSDCFVRTERETIIPNPDRVTSMPSISLDSRHYKKIDAFLARFPKNPPSLLNCDSLVVEGDVLFEQDVQCIGDVRLVNPGPNQVVVKAGSVLQGETLFA, encoded by the coding sequence ATGGCCCAGGATATTAGCTGCGTCAGTGTCGACGACCCCAAACTCTCCGCGCTTTTTCGTCCCTTTGCCCTGAAGATGGAGCAGCAAGGCCTGCCCGCCATCGTCATCAATACCTTCAAGTGTTACTTTAACCAATTTCTTTACGGTGCCCAGGGCAAGCTCTCCGACCGGGATATCGTGGCCGTGCATGACGATGAACTTGCGGAATATGATGCCATGGAGCAATTCAAGGCCAAGGGCGAAGAGGCGCTGGACAAGACCGCCGTCATAAAACTCAACGGCGGCCTGGGTACGAGCATGGGCCTGGAATCGGCCAAGTCGCTCATTCCGGTCAAGGAGGGGCTCAGCTTTCTGGACCTCATCCTGTTGCAGGCCAAGACGGTCCGCACCCACTACGGGGTGGACTTTCCGCAAGTGTTCATGAACAGCTTCAAAACCCACATGGACACCATGCTCAAGGTCGGCGATTTCAACAACGGCACCACCGGCATCGACCTTGCCTTCCTGCAGCATCGTTACCCCAAGATCATGGCCAAGGACCACACCCCGGCATCCTGGCCCCAGAATCCCGAACTGGAATGGAATCCTCCCGGGCACGGCGACATCTACACCGCCATGATCACCTCGGGCATCCTCGACGCCCTGCTGGACAAAGGCTACATTTACGCCGTCATCTCCAACTCAGACAATCTCGGGGCCATCATGAACCGTCGGCTGCTCGGCTACATGGTCCACCACAACCTGCCTTTTCTCATGGAAGTCGCGCGACGCACGGATCAGGACAAGAAAGGCGGGCATCTCTGCCGCCTGAAAAAGAACAGGCAGCTCGCCCTGCGCGAAGTGGCACAGTGCCCCGACACCGAGATGGACTCGTTCTGCGACATCGAAAAATACAAATTCTTCAACACCAACTCCATCTGGATAGACCTGCGCATCCTGCAGTCCGTTTTCGTCTCGCACCGGATGATGCCCCTTGACCTGATCATAAATCCCAAAAGCCTGGATCCACGGGACCCGTCCTCCCCCAAGGTCTTTCAACTTGAGACGGCCATGGGTTCGGCCATCACCAATTTCCTCAATGCCCAGGCCGTCATCGTGCCCAGAAAACGCTTTGCGCCGGTCAAGACAACCAACGACCTGCTCCTGGTCATGTCCGACTGCTTCGTGCGCACGGAACGCGAAACCATCATCCCCAACCCGGACCGCGTCACTTCCATGCCGTCCATTTCCCTGGACTCGCGGCATTACAAGAAAATCGACGCGTTCCTGGCCCGCTTTCCCAAGAATCCGCCGTCCCTGCTCAATTGCGACAGCCTTGTCGTCGAAGGGGATGTGCTCTTCGAGCAGGATGTGCAGTGCATAGGTGATGTCCGCCTCGTCAACCCAGGGCCGAATCAGGTCGTGGTCAAGGCCGGCAGCGTGCTCCAGGGAGAAACCCTTTTTGCGTGA
- a CDS encoding ABC transporter substrate binding protein, giving the protein MRDAGLSFPGRVLPLLAALVCLLLLALCPASAMAAKQVFILNSYHPDYKWSADIMHGLEATLHQYDPEVLIHVEHMDTKRNLDPEYLANLPNFMELKYAFLRPDLVITVDESAFFFILEHGARIFPDTPVVFCGVNTNPLPPLPRNMTGVREYADLNTNVKLMRRLQPQMRKLMVISDKTATGVAAVAELHKVVPPDLPLQVLEDAPLPELMEQVKGIGPETGLLFLLYFQDRDGRVHGATEAISAISQASPVPVYGVWNFLMGHGLFGGYLTNGYEQGRIAGNMAGRILGGARPVDLPVTYDDGIQLEVDMRQMERFGITPDRLPPETKFLHPKRGTEHEILILHSYHKGFKWTDDIESGIRESLGADAANVEMHVEYMDTKRHPEPEFTYLNYILMREKYRSAKFSAVLTSDDNAFNFARQYRQTLFNNAPIIFCGVNYLTDQQSLSAQGITGVLESYDIVSTVQAASRLLPRAKKLFVINDATPTGLGNHNRFEEVRHLLPASLDIELLENISMTRLLERLPTLPPDSFILLMSFNQDRDGNTFSYEESCKKIVSASPVPVFSFWDFYLGAGSIGGMVTSGRHQGLAAGNLLRNVLRGQKAGNLPIITISPNAFIFDAKAMKRQGMDFGLLPSGATIINDESDASRHTRALWTITALILIIAMLLGILVVFYRYQQRKRRALERSVRIDPLTGASTRSAFESEMPQKIKAAVEKNERFMFCYVDVDKLKQVNDTYGHLHGDTYLKEVVSIIRACVRASDEIYRIGGDEFVLIFPGCGPDEVQRVWNKVLILIDAANNSGRIPYTMGVTHGCTAFNPQEPQDLATLLKKADQSMYTRKNIHTS; this is encoded by the coding sequence TTGCGTGACGCAGGCTTGAGTTTCCCTGGCCGTGTCCTGCCGCTACTGGCGGCCCTGGTATGCTTGCTGCTTCTTGCCCTGTGTCCGGCAAGCGCCATGGCCGCCAAACAGGTATTCATCCTCAATTCCTACCACCCTGACTACAAATGGTCCGCGGACATCATGCACGGGCTGGAAGCGACCTTGCATCAATATGATCCGGAAGTGCTCATCCACGTCGAACACATGGACACCAAGCGCAACCTCGATCCCGAATATCTCGCCAACCTTCCTAACTTCATGGAGCTCAAATACGCCTTCCTGCGTCCCGATCTGGTCATCACGGTGGACGAAAGCGCCTTCTTTTTCATTCTTGAACACGGTGCGCGCATCTTCCCGGACACTCCCGTGGTCTTTTGCGGCGTGAACACCAACCCCCTGCCGCCGCTGCCCCGGAACATGACCGGCGTGCGCGAATACGCGGACCTGAACACGAACGTGAAGCTCATGCGCAGGCTACAGCCGCAAATGCGCAAGCTGATGGTCATCTCGGACAAGACCGCCACGGGCGTTGCTGCCGTGGCCGAACTGCACAAGGTCGTCCCCCCGGACCTGCCTCTGCAGGTGCTTGAGGATGCCCCCCTGCCGGAGCTGATGGAGCAGGTCAAAGGGATCGGCCCGGAGACGGGACTTCTCTTTCTGCTCTATTTCCAGGACCGCGATGGCCGGGTCCACGGCGCGACGGAAGCCATCTCGGCCATTTCCCAGGCCAGCCCGGTGCCGGTTTACGGGGTCTGGAATTTTCTCATGGGCCACGGACTTTTCGGAGGCTACCTGACCAACGGATATGAACAGGGCCGGATCGCGGGCAACATGGCCGGGCGAATCCTGGGTGGCGCGCGCCCAGTCGACCTGCCCGTGACCTATGATGACGGAATCCAGCTGGAAGTGGACATGCGCCAGATGGAGCGCTTCGGAATCACTCCCGACCGATTGCCGCCGGAGACGAAATTCCTTCACCCCAAAAGGGGAACCGAGCATGAAATCCTGATCCTTCATTCGTACCACAAGGGTTTCAAGTGGACCGACGACATTGAATCCGGAATCAGGGAAAGCCTGGGAGCGGACGCCGCGAACGTGGAAATGCATGTCGAATACATGGACACCAAGCGCCATCCCGAGCCTGAATTCACGTATCTGAACTACATCCTTATGCGTGAAAAGTATCGCTCGGCCAAATTTTCCGCAGTGCTGACCTCCGACGACAACGCCTTCAACTTTGCCCGCCAGTACCGGCAGACCCTGTTCAACAACGCGCCCATCATCTTTTGCGGCGTGAACTATCTCACCGATCAACAATCCCTGTCCGCTCAGGGAATAACCGGAGTGCTCGAATCCTACGACATCGTCAGCACGGTGCAGGCCGCCTCCCGCCTCCTGCCCAGGGCCAAAAAACTTTTCGTCATCAACGACGCCACCCCGACGGGCCTTGGCAACCACAACCGCTTCGAGGAGGTTCGCCACCTGCTGCCCGCCTCCCTTGACATCGAACTCCTTGAAAACATTTCCATGACCCGTCTGCTCGAACGTCTGCCAACGCTGCCGCCGGACAGCTTCATCCTGCTCATGAGCTTCAACCAGGACCGCGACGGGAACACCTTCTCCTACGAGGAGAGCTGCAAGAAAATCGTGAGCGCAAGCCCCGTGCCGGTCTTTTCCTTCTGGGACTTCTATCTGGGAGCCGGGTCCATCGGAGGGATGGTCACCAGCGGCCGTCACCAGGGACTGGCCGCCGGAAATCTGCTCCGAAACGTCCTGCGCGGACAAAAAGCCGGCAATCTGCCGATCATCACCATAAGTCCCAACGCGTTCATCTTCGACGCCAAGGCCATGAAAAGGCAAGGAATGGACTTTGGACTACTCCCCAGCGGCGCAACGATCATCAACGATGAATCGGACGCATCCCGGCATACCCGCGCCCTGTGGACGATCACGGCCCTGATTCTGATCATCGCCATGCTGCTTGGCATTCTTGTCGTCTTTTACCGCTATCAGCAGCGCAAACGCCGGGCCCTGGAGCGCTCCGTGCGCATCGACCCCCTGACGGGAGCGAGCACCAGAAGCGCCTTTGAATCGGAAATGCCGCAAAAAATCAAAGCAGCCGTGGAAAAAAACGAAAGGTTCATGTTCTGCTATGTGGACGTGGACAAGCTCAAGCAGGTCAACGACACTTACGGACATCTTCACGGCGACACCTACCTGAAGGAAGTCGTGTCCATCATTCGCGCCTGCGTCCGCGCCAGTGACGAAATCTACCGCATCGGCGGCGACGAGTTCGTGCTCATCTTTCCCGGATGCGGCCCGGACGAGGTTCAACGGGTCTGGAACAAGGTCCTCATACTCATCGACGCCGCAAACAACTCCGGCAGGATTCCCTACACCATGGGAGTCACCCACGGCTGCACGGCCTTCAACCCCCAGGAACCTCAGGATCTGGCAACCCTGCTCAAGAAGGCCGACCAATCCATGTACACGCGCAAAAACATCCACACGTCCTGA
- a CDS encoding methyl-accepting chemotaxis protein, with the protein MSMRLGIRNRLLLLVGVMLVFIGAVVSFFVYQAANSKSQMIDRVGIIMTDEAKDKIKVLTLALTKSVEAGIRDVTDEDERIGVIRNLVTDIRFEEDQSGYIFVYQGTINRIMPPNPALEGTDLKDLKDPNGLYLIRELSEAAEKGGGFVEYIFDKPGKGNQPKISYSTLIPGTDLWIGTGIYIDNIAEAQAKVAADLESAAARSLTIAMSFIGAGFAFLVLPLTIFLIRSIITPLKRMIGMLKDIAQGEGDLTARLKDTSGTETQELAEWFNKFVEQVHGIIREVAGNSAQVNQASTGLLGLATDLRGASSDMTAKSTNVAAATEEMSSNMNSVASAMEEFSINIGTVATASEEMTATIAEISQNASKAKDITGHAVGKATEASRRVDELGHAAREIDKVTETITAISSQTNLLALNATIEAARAGEAGRGFAVVANEIKELAMQTARATEEIRGKIQGIQSATGVTVSEIQQVSQVINEVDSIVGTIAAAVEEQSVTTRDIADNVGQASQGVQEVNENVSQAESVTRDIAKEVASVNEASGDIAQSAEAVQASSESLSGLARDLNAMVGKFRI; encoded by the coding sequence ATGAGCATGCGTTTGGGAATCCGAAACAGGTTGCTTTTGTTGGTTGGCGTGATGCTCGTCTTCATCGGCGCGGTGGTCTCTTTTTTCGTATACCAGGCCGCGAACTCCAAATCACAAATGATAGATCGAGTGGGCATCATCATGACCGATGAGGCCAAGGACAAGATCAAGGTGCTGACCCTGGCGTTAACGAAATCCGTCGAGGCCGGCATCAGGGACGTGACCGATGAGGATGAAAGAATTGGCGTAATCAGAAATCTTGTAACCGACATTCGCTTTGAAGAGGATCAATCGGGATACATTTTCGTCTATCAGGGCACCATCAACAGAATCATGCCGCCAAACCCGGCCCTTGAAGGCACCGACCTCAAAGATCTCAAGGATCCCAACGGACTGTATCTCATTCGCGAACTGAGCGAGGCGGCCGAAAAAGGCGGCGGGTTCGTCGAATACATTTTCGACAAACCGGGCAAGGGCAACCAGCCCAAGATCAGTTATTCCACCCTGATCCCCGGCACCGACCTCTGGATCGGAACGGGCATCTACATCGACAACATCGCCGAAGCCCAGGCGAAAGTCGCGGCCGACCTGGAAAGCGCGGCCGCAAGGTCCCTGACCATCGCCATGTCCTTCATCGGTGCCGGATTCGCCTTTCTGGTCCTGCCCCTGACCATCTTCCTCATCCGCTCCATCATCACCCCGCTGAAGCGCATGATCGGCATGCTTAAAGACATCGCCCAGGGCGAAGGCGATCTGACCGCCCGCCTCAAGGACACCTCCGGCACGGAAACCCAGGAACTGGCCGAATGGTTCAACAAGTTCGTTGAGCAGGTGCATGGCATCATCCGCGAAGTGGCCGGCAACTCAGCGCAGGTCAATCAGGCCTCGACGGGACTCCTTGGCCTGGCCACCGACCTGCGCGGCGCATCCAGCGACATGACCGCCAAATCAACCAACGTGGCCGCCGCTACCGAAGAGATGAGCTCCAACATGAACTCCGTGGCCTCGGCCATGGAAGAGTTCTCCATCAACATCGGGACAGTGGCCACCGCCTCCGAGGAAATGACCGCGACCATCGCCGAAATCTCCCAGAACGCGAGCAAGGCCAAGGACATCACCGGTCACGCCGTCGGCAAGGCCACGGAAGCCTCGCGCCGGGTGGACGAGCTTGGCCATGCCGCGCGGGAAATCGACAAGGTCACCGAGACCATCACGGCCATTTCCTCCCAGACCAACCTTCTGGCTTTGAACGCCACCATCGAGGCGGCCCGGGCCGGAGAAGCAGGACGCGGTTTTGCCGTCGTCGCCAACGAGATCAAGGAACTGGCCATGCAGACCGCCCGCGCCACGGAGGAAATCCGGGGCAAGATCCAGGGCATCCAGAGCGCGACCGGGGTCACGGTTTCTGAAATCCAGCAGGTCAGCCAGGTCATCAACGAAGTGGACTCCATCGTCGGCACCATCGCGGCCGCAGTCGAGGAACAGTCCGTCACGACCCGCGACATCGCGGACAACGTCGGCCAGGCATCGCAGGGTGTGCAGGAAGTGAACGAGAACGTGTCCCAGGCCGAATCAGTGACCCGCGACATCGCCAAGGAAGTGGCTTCCGTGAACGAAGCCTCCGGCGACATCGCCCAGTCGGCCGAGGCGGTGCAAGCCAGCTCCGAAAGCCTGAGCGGACTGGCCCGCGACCTCAACGCCATGGTTGGCAAGTTCAGGATCTGA
- a CDS encoding Lnb N-terminal periplasmic domain-containing protein, whose product MRKLVRIGAQALLYVVLLGAVLWTVPAVYYGDLPQFWRVPAAVAAGALLLGALMLRGWRMRLAVFGPAFFLILVWWFALEPSNTRDWQPDVAILPRAKINGDLITLRNIRNCEYTSETQYTVNHYDKTVRLSQLKAVDLFLVYWGSPLIAHTMLSFQFGDDDFVCVSIETRKTVDEEYSALRGFFRQYELICVLADERDLVRLRTNFRNEDVYLYRLAFNPDVAGPVFLQYLRQINELYARPQWYNALISNCTTNIRGHARPYTSDARIDWRMLVNGFVDEMAYERGMLDTRLPFTELKRISHINARARAFGDDPDFSLRLRDGLPTPGVSAF is encoded by the coding sequence ATGCGAAAACTTGTCCGCATTGGCGCTCAGGCGCTGCTCTATGTCGTGCTGCTGGGGGCTGTCCTGTGGACTGTGCCGGCCGTTTATTATGGCGATCTGCCGCAGTTCTGGCGCGTTCCGGCCGCAGTGGCGGCAGGGGCGCTGCTGCTGGGAGCACTCATGTTGCGCGGGTGGCGGATGCGGCTGGCCGTGTTCGGTCCTGCGTTTTTCCTGATTCTGGTCTGGTGGTTTGCCCTGGAACCGTCGAATACCAGAGACTGGCAACCCGATGTCGCCATCCTGCCGCGTGCCAAAATCAATGGTGACCTGATCACTCTGCGCAATATCCGCAATTGCGAATACACTTCCGAAACCCAGTACACCGTCAATCATTACGACAAGACCGTGCGCCTCTCACAGCTCAAGGCTGTGGACCTGTTTCTGGTTTACTGGGGTTCGCCGCTCATTGCCCATACCATGCTCAGCTTTCAATTCGGCGATGACGACTTCGTTTGCGTCTCCATCGAAACCCGCAAGACCGTTGACGAAGAATATTCCGCGTTGCGCGGATTCTTTCGACAGTACGAACTGATTTGTGTGCTGGCCGACGAGCGCGATCTGGTCCGCCTGCGCACAAATTTTCGCAATGAGGACGTGTATCTGTATCGGCTGGCTTTCAATCCGGACGTGGCGGGGCCGGTTTTCCTGCAGTACCTGCGTCAGATCAACGAGCTTTATGCGCGTCCGCAGTGGTACAACGCCCTTATAAGCAACTGTACGACCAACATCCGCGGTCACGCCCGCCCATACACCAGCGACGCCCGCATCGACTGGCGCATGCTGGTCAACGGCTTCGTGGACGAGATGGCTTATGAGCGTGGCATGCTCGACACCCGGCTGCCCTTCACTGAACTCAAGCGGATCAGCCACATCAATGCGCGTGCCCGGGCCTTTGGCGATGATCCTGATTTTTCTCTGCGCCTCCGCGACGGCCTTCCGACTCCAGGCGTCTCTGCATTTTGA